A genomic region of Caenorhabditis elegans chromosome V contains the following coding sequences:
- the C41G6.12 gene encoding Seven TM Receptor (Predicted), with product MLAIWAGLHTLILYFVAIQFINRHLCLLNANFAAKLEGIYGYCLMSIPLIPGPTFALSIKIVSRETVFDNEMRNLMFETYSLVVYKITKFNITPYYPNGSVQWENFVVLAIGCFFNVIAYSIIMYCGIKMHFNMQKMLARFSMAQQNIQKQLLRALVAQSIGPTIFLVFPAVPFLMSPLLPPLFDLNIDVQSGWIFCIFGSYSSFDTIVFMVIVK from the exons ATGCTGGCTATTTGGGCCGGATTACACACACTTATTTTATACTTCGTTGCGATTCAGTTTATAAACCGACATTTATGCCTTTTGAATGCAAATTTTGCTGCAAAACTTGAAGGAATTTATGGATATTGTCTAATGTCAATTCCATTAATTCCGGGACCAACTTTTGCCTTATCaattaaaatagtttcaagAGAAACAGTATTTGATAATGAAATGCG AAATCTAATGTTTGAGACCTATAGTTTGGTGGTATACAAAATCACGAAGTTCAACATCACACCATATTATCCCAATGGCTCAGTACAGTGGGAAAACTTTGTAGTACTTGCAATTGGATGTTTCTTCAATGTCATTGCCTATTCTATCATCATGTATTGTGGAATCAAAATGCACTTCAATATGCAAAAAATGCTTGCCAGATTTTCAATGGCTCAGCAAAATATCCAGAAACAGTTGCTCCGTGCATTGGTTGCACAGAGTATTGGACCAActatttttctggtttttccaGCCGTCCCTTTTCTCATGAGTCCTTTATTGCCACCGTTGTTTGACTTGAATATCGACGTACAATCTGGATGGATCTTCTGCATTTTTGGAAGCTATTCTTCGTTCGACACCATTGTTTTCATGGTTATTGTAAAATAG